One stretch of Tenacibaculum sp. MAR_2010_89 DNA includes these proteins:
- a CDS encoding nucleoside deaminase, with amino-acid sequence MNKHEEFMSEAVKAALRGMQNNEGGPFGCIIVKDGEIIGRGNNKVTSTNDPTAHAEVTAIRNACKNLSSFQLEGCIIYTSCEPCPMCLGAIYWARPEKVFYGSNQVDAANIGFDDEFIYKEIPLPYEKRSIPFEQVGREIALEPFEKWTEKQDKTEY; translated from the coding sequence ATGAATAAACACGAAGAATTTATGAGTGAAGCTGTAAAAGCAGCTTTAAGAGGAATGCAAAACAACGAAGGAGGACCATTTGGGTGTATTATTGTAAAAGACGGAGAAATTATAGGTCGTGGTAATAATAAAGTTACCTCAACAAATGACCCTACTGCTCATGCAGAAGTTACTGCTATTAGAAATGCATGTAAAAATTTAAGCTCTTTTCAACTAGAAGGCTGTATTATTTATACATCTTGTGAACCATGCCCTATGTGTTTAGGTGCTATTTATTGGGCTAGGCCTGAAAAAGTTTTTTATGGAAGTAATCAAGTAGATGCTGCAAACATTGGTTTTGATGATGAGTTTATTTACAAAGAAATTCCTTTACCTTATGAAAAACGTAGTATTCCGTTTGAACAAGTAGGCCGTGAAATAGCGCTAGAGCCTTTTGAAAAATGGACTGAAAAGCAAGATAAAACAGAATATTAA
- a CDS encoding LodA/GoxA family CTQ-dependent oxidase, with product MTKPLNEKSSSCWNCDGDITLVTQRLKEMFVEMGQKTRIENGQKPAERAVFRKQHGIAYGRFEINKNIDEKFKVGIFAGDTYECAVRFSSDTGPTSPDLHSTLGVGLKLFGVDGPKLLGDGTNADFIFQNIDRFFARDASQMCSFTTAGVIDRDYSSYIGKHPELASILQAMTKEEASVLSASYWAILPFKLGDSQIVKYRLVPDDTYKGTPFNDTNYLGLDLQQRLVKKEATFRFEIQLRTNDATMPLDDAQVVWSTEESPYICIAKLHLPQQDVSSIGQAEFGSNLAFNIWRTLPQHEPLGSIAQARKVVYAASAEARHQANGQQLHEPKSINPNFEGNTDENSDCIVKAGIYPPIGVMRVGNSKDEYFLGPLVDNPEPQTDPYAYRDKTGALKRQAAQFRIYGFNAAGKAVKELTAENSNITWHSHLSNQKSSWYQFNIALDIPEAADSPPSLLRNIDVKDRNSLLIDGGAKSISGTNIKDGPFFEGEFLSKKVYLGEMHTDEKGRLIMLGGHGKSENINGDIAITFANNEGWYDDISDGPVTAEVEYNGNKLIVDPAWVICAPPDYAPMQKSVRTMWDLMRDVAVKSKMLVRPTRPSFTKDILPIFQRMTDLQWVNAGFAGAFGFGGQFNYTTNEWIKRLGNPSSAYMEMRRTISNNFRRFDVTSAEAPQLWPWLYGDAISIPSTGSVRQHATLSNLQLEFLDQWVKGDFDADYIDMTGCPHTPKAQSIDDLPITEQPDMLTKAAMEFCLADAFHPGCEMTWPMRSSGMYMAPFRIKHAPKTPPVNTMYYGPIMNNEVLPLAKGPILGGQVAGSITRWMAIPWQTDTASCRDGYTSEYDPYLPTFWPARVPNNILNEERYEEAVDTNLSEETRIQAFNYRTEWLDNLPLDGASPTYTNQINSMVKYFDKLAVVQKRPGVTHDPNFPKEMQVGITPTPEQEATLLKATLADLDTILNSSHTLNDATKNILNAAVDKLSHDNLLNEQFLLEGAKGELLTLVEDELTKDFTPSSNVTNTINLIASKLHTMKQSDSHQQEVSKKVEVGIPEKMTRFSRYTPK from the coding sequence ATGACAAAACCTCTAAATGAAAAGTCATCTTCTTGCTGGAACTGCGATGGAGATATTACCTTAGTTACACAACGTCTTAAAGAGATGTTTGTAGAAATGGGACAAAAAACTAGAATTGAAAACGGTCAAAAACCTGCTGAAAGAGCTGTTTTCAGAAAGCAACATGGTATAGCCTATGGTCGTTTTGAAATAAATAAAAATATAGACGAGAAATTTAAAGTTGGAATATTTGCAGGAGATACTTATGAATGTGCCGTTCGCTTTTCAAGTGACACAGGACCAACATCTCCAGATTTACATTCTACCTTAGGGGTAGGTTTAAAATTATTTGGTGTTGACGGACCAAAATTACTAGGTGATGGAACTAATGCTGATTTCATTTTTCAAAATATTGATCGATTTTTTGCTCGTGATGCTAGTCAAATGTGCAGTTTTACTACTGCTGGTGTTATTGATCGTGACTATAGCTCTTATATTGGAAAACACCCTGAACTTGCTAGCATTTTACAAGCCATGACTAAAGAAGAAGCTAGTGTATTAAGCGCAAGTTATTGGGCAATTCTCCCTTTTAAATTAGGTGACTCTCAAATTGTAAAATATCGTTTGGTTCCTGATGATACTTATAAAGGAACCCCTTTTAATGATACAAATTATTTAGGCTTAGACCTGCAACAACGTTTAGTAAAAAAAGAAGCTACTTTTCGTTTTGAAATACAACTAAGAACCAATGACGCTACTATGCCATTGGATGATGCGCAAGTAGTTTGGAGTACAGAAGAGAGTCCATATATATGTATTGCTAAACTACATTTACCTCAGCAAGATGTTTCAAGTATTGGTCAAGCTGAATTTGGAAGTAATTTAGCGTTTAATATTTGGAGAACGTTACCACAACATGAACCATTAGGTTCTATTGCACAAGCAAGAAAAGTAGTATATGCTGCAAGTGCTGAAGCAAGACACCAAGCGAACGGACAGCAATTACACGAACCAAAAAGCATCAATCCAAATTTTGAAGGAAATACTGATGAAAACAGTGACTGCATTGTAAAAGCAGGTATCTATCCTCCTATTGGAGTTATGAGAGTTGGAAATAGCAAAGATGAATACTTTCTTGGGCCTTTAGTTGACAATCCTGAACCACAAACCGATCCGTATGCGTATAGAGATAAAACTGGTGCTTTAAAAAGACAAGCTGCTCAATTTAGAATTTATGGATTCAATGCAGCTGGTAAAGCTGTAAAAGAATTAACTGCAGAAAACTCTAACATTACATGGCATAGTCATTTATCAAATCAAAAATCTTCATGGTATCAATTCAACATTGCTTTAGATATTCCAGAAGCTGCAGATAGTCCTCCTTCTTTATTACGTAACATAGATGTAAAAGACAGAAACTCTTTATTAATAGATGGTGGTGCTAAATCTATTTCTGGAACAAACATTAAGGATGGTCCTTTTTTTGAAGGAGAATTTTTATCTAAAAAAGTGTATTTAGGGGAAATGCATACCGATGAAAAAGGTCGTTTAATTATGCTAGGTGGACATGGGAAATCAGAAAATATAAATGGAGATATTGCTATTACTTTTGCTAACAATGAAGGTTGGTATGATGACATTTCTGACGGACCTGTTACTGCCGAAGTTGAATATAATGGAAACAAGCTTATAGTAGATCCTGCTTGGGTTATTTGTGCACCACCTGATTATGCACCGATGCAAAAGTCAGTACGTACTATGTGGGATTTAATGCGTGATGTAGCTGTAAAATCTAAAATGTTAGTTCGTCCTACAAGACCGTCTTTCACTAAAGATATTTTACCTATTTTTCAACGTATGACTGATTTACAATGGGTAAATGCAGGTTTTGCCGGTGCTTTTGGATTTGGAGGACAATTTAACTACACCACTAACGAATGGATTAAACGATTAGGAAACCCATCTTCTGCATATATGGAAATGCGTAGAACAATTTCAAATAATTTCCGTCGATTTGATGTTACAAGTGCTGAAGCACCTCAATTATGGCCTTGGTTATATGGTGATGCTATTAGTATTCCGTCAACAGGTTCTGTTCGTCAACATGCCACATTATCAAATTTACAGTTAGAGTTTTTAGACCAATGGGTTAAAGGAGATTTTGATGCCGATTATATAGATATGACAGGATGCCCACACACACCAAAAGCTCAATCAATAGATGACTTACCTATAACTGAACAACCAGATATGCTTACCAAAGCTGCAATGGAGTTTTGTTTAGCTGATGCTTTTCATCCTGGATGTGAAATGACCTGGCCTATGCGTTCTTCAGGAATGTACATGGCTCCTTTCCGAATTAAACACGCTCCAAAAACACCTCCAGTTAATACTATGTATTATGGACCTATCATGAATAATGAAGTACTCCCTTTAGCTAAAGGACCTATTTTAGGGGGACAAGTAGCTGGTAGTATTACTCGTTGGATGGCTATTCCTTGGCAAACTGATACTGCAAGTTGTAGAGATGGTTATACCAGTGAATATGACCCATATTTACCAACATTTTGGCCTGCTAGAGTTCCTAATAATATTTTAAATGAAGAACGTTATGAAGAAGCTGTTGACACTAATCTATCTGAAGAAACTCGTATCCAAGCTTTTAATTACCGTACTGAATGGCTAGATAATCTTCCTTTAGATGGTGCATCTCCAACCTATACGAATCAAATTAACAGTATGGTTAAATATTTTGATAAACTAGCAGTTGTTCAAAAACGTCCTGGAGTAACTCATGATCCTAATTTCCCTAAAGAAATGCAAGTTGGAATTACACCTACTCCTGAGCAAGAAGCTACATTATTAAAAGCTACTCTAGCAGATTTAGATACTATTTTAAATAGTAGTCATACTTTAAATGATGCTACTAAAAATATACTAAACGCAGCAGTAGATAAACTTTCTCATGACAACCTTTTAAACGAACAATTCTTATTAGAAGGAGCTAAAGGTGAATTACTAACGTTAGTAGAAGATGAATTAACAAAAGATTTTACTCCATCTTCAAACGTTACTAACACCATTAATCTTATTGCTTCTAAATTACATACAATGAAACAATCAGACTCACATCAGCAAGAAGTTTCTAAAAAAGTAGAAGTAGGTATTCCTGAAAAAATGACACGTTTTTCAAGATATACTCCTAAATAA
- a CDS encoding NAD(P)/FAD-dependent oxidoreductase yields the protein MRKTDILIIGGGIAGCIAAISLAKDYNVTLIDKQITPSDRIGESLAPAAQRILKKLDLLENESDEFKQTLFSNNLGMQSYWGSNQLHIVDHLKNPDGFSKSLDRAKFETYLRKKALDRGVLCLWGIRLFNSVYEENIWRVTGKSDNLKNRTTHVIEASFVIDATGRQSHFAKSIGIKRVQYDKLISCWISIPNTNINTMSTILAEQQGWWYSAVLPNNTRIISFQTDSDIIDKAILKNSESFLALLKTNQVIHSLIPKNKKDITFHGTVSANSTRLEQVSGKQWIALGDAAISFDPLSSQGMFNAMANAMQVKELLTNFNIINDFSLAKMENFNNTYSNQIEHVWSHYLKHKNLFYKAEARWKESTFWKRRNS from the coding sequence GTGAGAAAAACAGATATACTTATTATTGGCGGAGGTATTGCGGGTTGCATTGCTGCAATCTCCTTAGCTAAGGATTATAATGTTACTTTAATAGACAAACAAATAACTCCTTCTGATCGAATTGGTGAATCATTAGCTCCTGCTGCCCAAAGAATTTTAAAGAAACTAGATCTTTTAGAAAATGAATCAGATGAATTTAAACAAACATTATTTAGTAATAACCTTGGTATGCAATCATACTGGGGAAGCAATCAACTTCATATTGTAGATCATCTTAAAAATCCTGATGGGTTTTCTAAAAGCTTAGATAGGGCAAAATTTGAAACATACCTCAGAAAAAAAGCATTAGACAGAGGTGTTCTTTGTTTATGGGGAATACGTCTTTTTAATAGCGTTTACGAAGAAAATATATGGAGAGTAACCGGTAAATCTGATAATTTAAAAAACAGAACTACTCATGTTATTGAAGCAAGTTTTGTTATAGATGCTACAGGAAGACAATCTCACTTTGCAAAAAGTATAGGAATTAAACGAGTTCAATATGATAAATTAATTTCATGTTGGATAAGTATACCTAATACAAATATAAATACTATGAGTACTATTCTTGCTGAACAACAAGGTTGGTGGTATAGTGCAGTTTTACCTAATAATACCAGAATTATTTCTTTTCAAACTGATTCAGATATCATAGATAAAGCGATACTTAAAAATTCTGAATCTTTTTTAGCACTTCTTAAAACGAATCAAGTAATACATTCGTTAATACCTAAAAATAAAAAAGATATTACTTTTCATGGAACTGTTAGTGCTAATTCAACACGTTTAGAACAGGTTTCTGGTAAACAATGGATTGCTTTAGGAGATGCAGCTATTAGCTTTGACCCTTTATCTTCTCAAGGTATGTTTAATGCAATGGCTAATGCTATGCAAGTTAAGGAACTACTAACAAATTTTAATATTATTAATGATTTTAGCTTAGCTAAAATGGAAAACTTCAACAATACTTATTCAAATCAAATAGAGCATGTGTGGAGTCACTATTTAAAGCATAAAAATTTATTTTATAAAGCAGAAGCAAGATGGAAAGAAAGTACTTTTTGGAAAAGGAGAAACTCCTAA
- a CDS encoding serine protease, producing MKVNFYLLVFIVFCINTRITAQNCICTGKEEWKGNRVILDSNVKKTDPYNSIIKFTVKRWYHFFHDGFSGTGSFIKENIIVTAKHNIINKGITKISYSIGGENIVLKKKDFKVFLYKEKNKGVENDIAIIKITNPNKYVRNVTFFKYLNNYELNNKRLHLTGFPCDSKGELIEKNALYSTIKINDRNTIIGYPMYTCQGDSGTPLWYKDEDGYFVIGVHHGGNENIIGFVEQKLNVAAFFNKNVISWLNKHSN from the coding sequence ATGAAGGTGAATTTTTATTTATTGGTATTTATAGTGTTTTGTATAAATACACGTATAACAGCTCAAAATTGTATTTGTACTGGTAAAGAGGAGTGGAAAGGAAATAGAGTGATATTGGATAGTAATGTAAAAAAAACAGATCCTTATAACTCAATTATAAAGTTTACTGTTAAGAGATGGTATCATTTTTTTCATGACGGATTTAGTGGAACAGGTTCTTTTATTAAAGAAAATATCATTGTAACAGCTAAACATAATATCATTAATAAAGGTATTACTAAAATATCTTATAGTATAGGAGGAGAAAATATTGTTTTAAAGAAAAAAGATTTTAAGGTTTTTTTATATAAAGAAAAAAATAAGGGAGTTGAAAATGATATTGCAATTATTAAAATTACAAACCCTAATAAATATGTTAGGAATGTAACTTTTTTTAAGTATTTAAATAATTACGAATTAAATAATAAAAGGTTACACTTAACAGGATTCCCATGTGATTCTAAAGGAGAATTAATAGAGAAAAATGCATTGTATTCTACTATAAAAATTAATGATAGAAATACAATTATTGGGTATCCAATGTATACTTGTCAAGGAGATAGCGGAACTCCTTTATGGTATAAAGATGAAGATGGATATTTTGTAATTGGAGTTCATCATGGAGGAAATGAAAACATTATTGGTTTTGTTGAACAAAAGTTAAATGTCGCAGCTTTTTTTAATAAAAATGTAATCTCATGGCTAAATAAACATTCTAATTAA
- a CDS encoding DUF6768 family protein encodes MNNIEDIDKLIKETLSEEEAKFYEELEEQNMFQMVGGLFQGKNKWIMYLMNIMTLVFFGLFVYCTIHFFESEETKELIKWALGSVVFLLGVSMLKIFAWLQMDKNAVLREIKRLELQVSSLSGKLDQ; translated from the coding sequence ATGAATAATATAGAAGATATAGATAAATTAATAAAGGAAACATTATCAGAAGAAGAAGCTAAATTTTATGAAGAGTTAGAGGAACAAAATATGTTTCAAATGGTGGGAGGGCTTTTTCAAGGAAAAAATAAATGGATTATGTATTTAATGAACATTATGACTCTTGTGTTTTTTGGGTTGTTTGTGTATTGTACTATTCATTTTTTTGAATCAGAAGAAACAAAAGAGTTAATAAAATGGGCGTTAGGTTCAGTTGTATTCTTATTAGGAGTTAGCATGTTGAAAATTTTTGCATGGTTACAAATGGATAAAAATGCGGTATTAAGAGAAATAAAAAGATTGGAATTACAGGTGTCATCATTATCAGGAAAACTAGATCAATGA
- a CDS encoding RNA polymerase sigma factor — translation MKNNNNSSDKELVLAYKSGKKEAFSFLVKKWHLQFCKLAFWYVKDADVAKDIAQESWKVILKKIENLEEPDKFKSWAISIVKRKAIDYLRLNKKRKLKLEKYYKDNTVNICTEGAENKESIYKKRLREGIQKLPENQKIVIQLFYTQNYSLNEISELINISVGTTKSRLFHAREKLKTILKHINYE, via the coding sequence ATGAAAAATAATAATAATTCATCAGATAAAGAATTAGTGTTGGCCTATAAATCAGGAAAGAAAGAAGCATTTTCTTTTTTGGTCAAAAAATGGCATTTACAATTTTGTAAACTAGCTTTTTGGTATGTTAAAGATGCTGATGTAGCAAAAGATATAGCTCAAGAAAGTTGGAAGGTGATTTTAAAGAAAATAGAAAATTTAGAGGAACCAGATAAGTTTAAAAGCTGGGCTATTAGTATTGTAAAAAGAAAAGCTATAGATTATTTACGTTTAAATAAAAAAAGAAAGTTAAAATTAGAGAAATATTATAAAGATAATACGGTAAATATTTGTACTGAGGGAGCTGAAAACAAAGAATCTATTTATAAGAAAAGATTAAGAGAAGGGATTCAAAAGTTACCCGAAAATCAAAAAATAGTGATACAACTTTTTTACACACAAAATTATTCTTTAAATGAAATTAGCGAATTAATAAATATCTCTGTAGGAACTACTAAATCTAGATTGTTTCATGCAAGAGAGAAATTAAAAACAATTTTAAAACATATAAATTATGAATAA
- the rlmD gene encoding 23S rRNA (uracil(1939)-C(5))-methyltransferase RlmD: MPRRERNKFVKKNQDLEILIEDYAFGGKGIGRIRSDEGVFVVFIPNTLPGQLVKARVVKSKKNYAECKLIEVLKPSDNEIEVPYQDIPGAPYIQLPINLQHQYKKESTLSLFKRIGKVSNIEDLFDEFIASPNVFHYRNKMEYGFSAIGYDRKNKTDIDEFTLGFKRRGTWWMGDNLDKDSGLFDKLVEDNLKSIREYCQETNLAPWHGPKKEGFFRYFVVRKSYKTDELLFNLVTTSYDLPKFDLQKFAQFLKDIFGERLAGLLHTINDEVGDRTIATSGSIDLVYGKEKIVEELLGLNFEISMKSFFQTNPKSAEKLYTKVVDYALENKEAIDNTVVMDLFCGTGTIGQIIASNSKNAKIVGVDIVASAIEDAKKNAKRNNIEGLQFYAADVGKFLYEHPQYKNKIRTIILDPARAGIAPKTLKKIINLNAERMVYVSCNPATQARDTEELMKAGYQLKKISLVDQFPHTAHIETVVLFEK; encoded by the coding sequence ATGCCACGTAGAGAACGAAATAAATTTGTTAAAAAAAATCAGGATTTAGAAATATTAATTGAAGATTATGCTTTTGGAGGAAAAGGAATTGGTCGAATTCGTTCTGATGAAGGAGTTTTTGTAGTCTTTATTCCTAATACCTTGCCTGGTCAATTGGTAAAAGCACGTGTTGTGAAATCTAAAAAAAACTATGCGGAATGTAAGTTAATTGAAGTTTTAAAACCTTCAGATAATGAAATAGAAGTTCCATATCAAGATATTCCTGGGGCTCCTTACATTCAATTACCTATAAATTTACAACACCAGTACAAAAAAGAAAGTACACTATCTCTTTTTAAACGTATTGGTAAAGTTTCTAACATAGAAGATTTATTTGATGAATTTATAGCTTCTCCAAACGTATTTCATTACCGTAACAAAATGGAATATGGTTTTTCGGCAATTGGTTATGATCGAAAGAACAAAACTGATATAGATGAATTTACATTAGGTTTTAAACGTCGTGGTACTTGGTGGATGGGTGATAATTTAGACAAAGATTCTGGCTTATTCGATAAACTGGTTGAAGACAATCTAAAAAGTATTAGAGAATATTGCCAAGAAACTAATTTAGCTCCTTGGCATGGCCCAAAAAAAGAAGGTTTTTTCAGATACTTTGTAGTTCGCAAATCATACAAAACTGATGAATTGCTATTTAACTTAGTTACTACATCTTACGATTTACCCAAATTTGATTTGCAAAAATTCGCTCAATTTTTAAAAGATATTTTCGGAGAACGTTTAGCTGGATTATTACATACAATAAATGATGAAGTTGGAGATAGAACAATTGCCACTTCTGGAAGTATTGACTTGGTATATGGAAAAGAGAAAATAGTAGAAGAGTTACTTGGATTAAATTTTGAAATTAGCATGAAAAGCTTTTTTCAAACAAATCCAAAATCTGCTGAAAAATTATATACTAAAGTAGTTGATTATGCTTTAGAAAACAAAGAAGCTATTGACAATACTGTGGTTATGGATTTATTTTGTGGTACAGGTACCATAGGACAAATTATAGCTTCAAATTCTAAAAATGCAAAAATTGTAGGAGTTGATATTGTAGCTTCTGCAATTGAAGATGCTAAAAAGAATGCTAAAAGAAATAACATAGAAGGCTTACAGTTTTATGCTGCTGATGTTGGTAAATTCTTATACGAACATCCTCAATATAAAAATAAAATAAGAACCATTATTTTAGATCCTGCACGTGCTGGAATTGCACCAAAAACACTTAAAAAAATCATAAATTTAAATGCAGAAAGAATGGTTTATGTATCTTGTAACCCAGCAACACAAGCTCGTGATACTGAAGAACTAATGAAAGCTGGATACCAGCTTAAAAAAATTAGTTTGGTAGATCAGTTTCCACACACAGCACATATAGAAACTGTTGTTTTATTTGAAAAATAA
- a CDS encoding DUF6452 family protein: MKKYIYIIIISFMGLSSCEKDDFCTQNPVTPSLILRFHDKDDVTKKKSVERFSIIAVGKTDSLFVDRNTDSIAIPLNGLDTKTVYTLKMNDVDNIKTNNKIATLTINYTTEEEYISRSCGYRFIFKDITLTSSTPSWINSLSTKDVSIINNQIKAHVQVFH; the protein is encoded by the coding sequence ATGAAAAAATACATCTACATTATAATTATAAGTTTTATGGGACTTTCTTCTTGTGAAAAAGATGATTTCTGTACTCAAAATCCTGTAACGCCTAGTTTAATATTACGTTTTCATGATAAAGATGATGTTACAAAGAAAAAAAGTGTAGAACGTTTTTCTATAATTGCTGTTGGAAAAACCGATAGTCTTTTTGTAGACAGAAATACTGATTCTATTGCTATTCCTTTAAATGGACTAGATACCAAAACGGTATATACTTTAAAAATGAATGATGTAGATAATATAAAAACAAACAATAAAATAGCTACTTTAACTATTAATTATACTACAGAAGAAGAATACATTTCTCGTTCATGTGGTTATCGATTTATTTTTAAAGATATTACTTTAACGAGCTCAACACCTTCTTGGATAAATAGTTTATCTACTAAAGATGTTTCTATTATAAACAATCAAATTAAAGCACATGTACAAGTATTTCATTAG
- a CDS encoding DUF6048 family protein yields the protein MYKYFISFCLVFVFTNTYSQKKQKKTVKKDTITYKTGYGLRIGVDLSKPTLSFVDKSYSGLELVGDYRITKKWYVATELGYEKEISFEDFTNSTSKGSYIKIGANYNAYQNWLDMNNEIYIGARYGFALFDQTLNSYTPNVTNGSTTPYFPANTINTPVTDTGLTAHWTEIQLGIKVETFKNLFFSAGFSYKILLSVDDQKNFKTLYAPGFNRVFENNTGFGFNYTISYLIPFVNK from the coding sequence ATGTACAAGTATTTCATTAGTTTTTGTTTAGTTTTTGTTTTTACGAATACCTACTCTCAAAAAAAACAAAAAAAAACAGTAAAAAAAGATACTATAACGTACAAAACTGGGTATGGATTACGTATTGGTGTAGATTTAAGCAAACCAACACTCTCTTTCGTTGATAAAAGCTATAGCGGATTAGAACTTGTTGGTGATTATAGAATTACAAAAAAATGGTATGTTGCTACAGAATTAGGGTATGAAAAAGAAATTAGTTTTGAAGATTTTACAAACTCTACCTCTAAAGGAAGCTATATAAAAATTGGCGCAAATTATAATGCTTATCAAAATTGGCTGGATATGAATAATGAAATTTATATTGGAGCTAGATACGGATTTGCTTTATTTGATCAAACTTTAAATAGTTACACACCAAATGTTACTAATGGTTCAACTACTCCATATTTTCCTGCAAATACAATAAACACTCCAGTAACTGATACTGGTTTAACAGCGCATTGGACAGAAATTCAGCTAGGAATAAAGGTAGAAACTTTTAAAAATTTATTTTTTAGCGCAGGTTTCTCTTATAAAATTTTATTAAGCGTTGATGATCAAAAGAATTTCAAAACATTATATGCTCCAGGTTTCAATAGAGTTTTTGAAAATAATACAGGTTTTGGTTTTAACTATACAATTTCTTACCTAATACCTTTTGTTAATAAGTAA
- a CDS encoding isopenicillin N synthase family oxygenase produces MNKIPSVNLEDFLSNDETRKQKFIDEIGHAYENIGFVALKGHFLNDKLVEDLYAEIKNFFELPVATKQKYEVPGIGGQRGYVSFGKESAKGKKEGDLKEFWHFGQYVEDNPKLEKEYPENVNVEELPNFNEVGKKTYQMLEKTAKYVLRSLALHLGLEETYFDQYIKNGNSILRPIHYPPIQEEPKGAVRAAAHGDINLITLLMGSHGKGLQVQNHKGEWIDAIAEPNELMINVGDMLSRHSNNKLKSTIHRVVNPPKEMWGTSRYSIPFFMHPISEMKLDVLDNCIDDNNPKQFEDITAGDFLNERLRELGLIK; encoded by the coding sequence ATGAATAAAATCCCTAGCGTAAATTTAGAAGACTTTTTATCTAACGATGAAACTCGTAAACAAAAGTTTATTGATGAAATAGGACACGCTTATGAAAACATTGGTTTTGTAGCCTTAAAAGGACACTTTTTAAATGATAAACTGGTTGAAGATTTATATGCAGAAATTAAAAACTTCTTTGAACTACCAGTAGCAACAAAACAAAAATACGAAGTACCTGGAATTGGAGGTCAAAGAGGCTATGTTTCTTTTGGAAAAGAATCTGCTAAAGGAAAAAAAGAAGGTGATTTAAAAGAGTTTTGGCATTTTGGTCAATATGTTGAAGACAATCCAAAATTAGAAAAAGAATATCCTGAAAATGTTAATGTAGAAGAGCTTCCTAACTTTAATGAAGTAGGAAAAAAAACATATCAAATGCTTGAAAAAACAGCTAAATATGTACTTCGTTCATTAGCTTTACATTTAGGACTAGAAGAAACGTATTTTGATCAATATATCAAAAACGGGAACAGTATTTTACGTCCAATACACTACCCTCCTATTCAAGAAGAGCCAAAAGGAGCTGTTAGAGCTGCTGCTCATGGTGACATTAATTTAATTACATTATTAATGGGATCTCATGGTAAAGGCTTACAAGTACAAAATCACAAAGGAGAATGGATTGACGCTATTGCAGAACCAAATGAATTAATGATTAATGTTGGTGACATGTTATCTCGACATAGTAATAATAAATTAAAATCAACCATTCACCGTGTTGTAAATCCGCCAAAAGAAATGTGGGGTACTTCTCGTTATTCGATACCATTTTTTATGCATCCTATTTCAGAGATGAAACTAGATGTATTAGATAACTGTATTGATGATAACAATCCAAAACAATTTGAAGATATTACTGCTGGTGATTTTTTAAACGAACGGTTGCGTGAGTTAGGATTAATAAAGTAA
- a CDS encoding translation initiation factor → MDIQDQLKNLFPDHKFEEKPVEEKPDVWLQEEPILCKYEKRKGKPITILDGYNGATSDFKKLAKEIKTKLSVGGSYKDDKIIIQGDYRNEIMEILKAKGFKVKRVGG, encoded by the coding sequence ATGGATATACAAGATCAACTTAAAAACCTGTTTCCTGATCATAAATTTGAGGAAAAACCTGTTGAAGAAAAACCTGATGTTTGGCTACAAGAAGAACCCATACTTTGTAAATATGAAAAACGTAAAGGTAAACCTATTACTATTTTAGATGGTTATAATGGAGCTACAAGCGACTTTAAAAAACTAGCTAAAGAAATTAAAACTAAACTAAGTGTTGGTGGTAGTTATAAGGATGATAAAATAATAATCCAAGGAGATTACAGGAATGAAATAATGGAAATTTTAAAAGCCAAAGGCTTTAAAGTAAAAAGAGTTGGAGGTTAA